From Triticum urartu cultivar G1812 chromosome 2, Tu2.1, whole genome shotgun sequence, a single genomic window includes:
- the LOC125539910 gene encoding V-type proton ATPase subunit a3-like → MSRGGGCCPPMDLLRSEAMQLVQVIIPAESARLAVSNLGDIGLLQFKDLNADKSPFQRAYAAQIKRCGEMARKLRFFKEQMSKATILISPTQFSGAPLEIGDLEIKLGEFEAELTEVNTNNRKLQRTYNELVEYSVLLEKTGEFFYSAQRSAAEQQREMVADQSGDSSLESPLLHQEMVIDPSKQVKLGSLIGLVPKQKAMAFERILYRATRGNMLLRQESVDESIIDPQSGEEAVKNYFVIFYSGERAKSKILKICDAFGANRYPFPEDLATQLHTIQEVSGKVSELKATVEIGLAHRDGILKNIASEYEEWNNLLKKEKAIYHTLNMFSLDVTKKCLVAEGWSPVFATSQVQDALHRATTGSNSQVGCIFQILNTQESPPTYFQTNKFTSSFQDIVDAYGIASYQEVNPGLFTIVTFPFLFAVMFGDWGHGICIFLTALYLIIREKKLASQKLDDIVEIMFAGRYVILIMSLFSIYTGLIYNEFFSVPFELFGKSAYACHDPSCGDATTEGLVRVGQTYPFGVDPVWHGSRSELPFLNSLKMKMSILLGIAQMNLGIVLSFFNAKYFKNTVNVWYQFVPQLIFLNSLFGYLSLLIIIKWCTGSKADLYHIMIYMFLSPTDDIGENQLFPGQRIVQLVLLLLALVSVPWMLFPKPLFLKKQHEQRHQGQHYTMLQETDESVAQLGGQHENPHNHEEFEFSEVLVHQLIHTIEFVLGAVSNTASYLRLWALSLAHSELSSVFYDKVLLLAWGYNNVIILVMGVTVFLSATFVVLLSMETLSAFLHALRLHWVEFQGKFYDGGGYKFAPFAFASIIEEED, encoded by the exons ATGTCGCGCGGCGGCGGGTGCTGCCCCCCGATGGATCTACTGCGGTCGGAGGCGATGCAGCTGGTGCAGGTCATCATCCCCGCCGAGTCGGCGCGCCTCGCCGTCTCCAACCTCGGCGACATCGGCCTCCTCCAGTTCAAAGAC CTTAATGCGGACAAGAGCCCATTCCAGCGGGCATATGCTGCCCAG ATCAAGAGGTGTGGTGAAATGGCTCGCAAGTTGCGTTTTTTCAAGGAACAAATGTCGAAAGCTACCATATTGATTTCTCCCACACAATTTTCAGGAGCTCCTTTGGAAATTGGTGATCTGGAG ATAAAACTTGGGGAATTTGAAGCTGAGCTAACTGAAGTAAATACAAATAATAGAAAATTGCAGAGGACATACAATGAGCTGGTGGAGTACAGTGTTCTTCTAGAAAAG ACTGGTGAGTTTTTCTATTCAGCTCAAAGAAGTGCGGCAGAGCAACAGAGGGAAATGGTGGCTGATCAGTCTGGTGATTCTTCTCTGGAGAGTCCTTTATTGCATCAG GAAATGGTGATAGATCCATCGAAACAAGTGAAGCTAGGTTCCCTGATTGGTCTTGTGCCAAAGCAAAAGGCTATGGCCTTTGAGCGTATACTTTACCGTGCCACCAGGGGCAATATGTTACTCCGACAAGAATCTGTTGATGAATCTATAATTGATCCACAATCTGGAGAGGAG GCCGTGAAAAATTATTTTGTTATATTCTACTCTGGAGAGAGAGCAAAATCCAAGATTCTGAAAATTTGTGATGCTTTTGGCGCCAACCGTTATCCATTTCCAGAAGACCTTGCCACACAATTACATACTATTCAGGAG GTATCTGGAAAAGTGTCAGAGTTGAAGGCAACTGTTGAAATAGGTTTAGCTCATCGTGACGGCATACTTAAAAATATAGCCTCTGAGTATGAAGAATGGAACAACCTG TTAAAGAAGGAAAAGGCTATTTACCACACGCTAAACATGTTCAGTCTTGATGTAACAAAGAAATGTTTAGTTGCTGAGGGGTGGAGTCCCGTTTTTGCTACAAGTCAG GTACAAGATGCACTTCATCGTGCTACTACTGGTAGTAACTCCCAAGTTGGTTGTATTTTCCAAATTCTAAACACACAAGAATCTCCTCCAACGTATTTCCAGACAAATAAATTTACATCCTCCTTCCAGGACATTGTAGATGCCTATGG TATTGCGAGCTATCAAGAAGTAAATCCTGGTCTATTCACTATCGTAACATTCCCCTTCTTATTTGCCGTCATGTTTGGCGATTGGGGTCATGGAATTTGTATATTTCTTACTGCACTGTACCTCATAATCCGAGAGAAGAAGCTAGCTTCACAG AAACTAGATGACATAGTGGAAATAATGTTTGCTGGGCGCTATGTAATTTTGATTATGTCCCTTTTTTCAATTTACACTGGATTGATATATAATGAGTTCTTCTCGGTTCCATTTGAGCTCTTTGGTAAATCTGCCTACGCCTGCCATGATCCTTCGTGTGG GGATGCTACAACTGAAGGATTAGTTAGGGTGGGGCAAACATACCCATTTGGTGTCGATCCAGTGTGGCATGGAAGCCGCAGTGAGCTGCCATTTCTCAATTCCCTAAAGATGAAAATGTCAATTCTTCTTGGAATTGCACAAATGAACCTTGGAATTGTGTTGAGCTTCTTTAATGCAAAGTATTTCAAAAATACTGTTAATGTTTG GTATCAGTTTGTTCCTCAGCTGATCTTCTTAAACAGCTTATTTGGTTACCTGTCACTCCTCATCATTATTAAGTGGTGCACTGGCTCAAAAGCTGACCTATACCACATAATGATATATATGTTCCTGAGTCCAACGGATGATATTGGGGAGAACCAGCTATTTCCTGGGCAGAGAATTGTGCAG CTTGTTCTACTTCTGCTTGCTCTGGTGTCTGTGCCTTGGATGTTGTTTCCGAAGCCATTGTTTTTGAAGAAGCAACATGAGCAG AGACACCAAGGCCAGCATTACACCATGCTCCAGGAGACAGATGAATCGGTGGCTCAATTGGGAGGACAACATGAAAACCCACACAACCATGAGGAGTTTGAATTCAGTGAAGTTTTGGTCCACCAGCTGATCCACACAATTGAGTTTGTGCTCGGTGCGGTCTCAAATACCGCCTCATATCTTCGTCTTTGGGCTCTCAG TCTCGCGCACTCGGAACTGTCCAGTGTCTTTTATGATAAGGTTCTTCTTCTAGCATGGGG ATACAACAATGTTATCATCCTTGTCATGGGAGTAACCGTCTTCCTCTCTGCCACTTTTGTTGTTCTCCTTTCAATGGAGACCCTAAGTGCGTTTCTGCATGCCCTGAGGCTCCACTGGGTCGAGTTCCAGGGCAAGTTTTACGATGGTGGTGGGTACAAGTTTGCGCCATTTGCATTTGCATCAATCATCGAGGAGGAAGATTAG